In the bacterium genome, one interval contains:
- a CDS encoding glycosyltransferase family 39 protein, with translation MPLSRVFRAAVELALLAVVGGGVLARIVALPSYVPDSGDEWGNTITPLRVLYNHGNPATFLHPSLYYHLTAGAYAAVFGAARALGLVDPSLAMADLFVVDDRWFVFTARAVSVLSATLALWALHAIGRTLWDRTSGLAAAALLALLPLHAAYSDAARVDSLFLALFLFAFGRILLAARRPSRGADDLAAAAVGLATGANYNGGLLIAWLAAAQLRRAGDPPRARARRLARSALLSAAAFLISSPFVLLDLPTFARQFAFQSSLALRPHPGSEGRGLLFYAQDLIASDPLLAGTIAAGGLAIAVLGTRLERFAATLPVVYFALFSLIDTKYDRFILPALALFLLYAAGLPFVLARAARRQPIVARGLSIAALALLAANLAVLAPRAIPIPRHEQLEPARAPLLDWFAANAPPRARVLVESGIVPLLDAFDEPAPFGPALRDALARARPALSQEFHSAVFIGGTSYYDPAAIAARRYDFVVVSPRNQRYLERQCDAFPQVCAVYEALRSHARVAYRTPEGIEPALVYDLRP, from the coding sequence GTGCCCCTCTCGCGCGTCTTCCGCGCCGCCGTCGAGCTGGCGCTGCTGGCCGTCGTCGGCGGCGGCGTGCTGGCGCGGATCGTCGCCCTGCCGTCGTACGTCCCCGACTCGGGCGACGAGTGGGGCAACACGATCACGCCGCTGCGCGTGCTCTACAACCACGGCAACCCGGCGACCTTCCTGCACCCGTCGCTGTACTACCACCTCACCGCCGGCGCCTATGCGGCGGTGTTCGGCGCCGCGCGCGCGCTCGGCCTGGTCGATCCGTCACTGGCGATGGCCGACCTCTTCGTCGTCGACGACCGCTGGTTCGTCTTCACGGCGCGCGCCGTATCGGTGCTCTCGGCGACGCTGGCGCTGTGGGCGCTCCATGCCATCGGCCGCACCCTCTGGGATCGCACCAGCGGCCTCGCCGCCGCCGCCCTGCTGGCGCTCCTGCCGCTGCACGCCGCGTACTCCGACGCGGCGCGCGTCGATAGCCTGTTCCTCGCCCTCTTCCTGTTCGCCTTCGGCCGCATCCTGCTCGCCGCGCGCCGGCCGAGCCGCGGCGCCGACGACCTGGCGGCCGCGGCCGTCGGCCTGGCGACCGGCGCCAACTACAACGGCGGCCTGTTGATCGCCTGGTTGGCCGCCGCGCAACTGCGGCGCGCCGGCGACCCGCCGCGGGCGCGCGCCCGTCGGCTCGCGCGCTCGGCGCTGCTCAGCGCCGCCGCCTTTCTGATCTCCAGTCCGTTCGTCCTCCTCGACCTGCCCACCTTCGCGCGCCAGTTCGCGTTCCAGAGCAGCCTCGCGCTGCGCCCGCATCCCGGCAGCGAGGGCCGCGGCCTGCTCTTCTACGCGCAGGACCTGATCGCGAGCGATCCCCTGCTGGCGGGCACGATCGCCGCCGGCGGGCTGGCGATCGCCGTCCTCGGCACCCGCCTCGAGCGCTTCGCAGCGACCCTGCCGGTGGTCTACTTCGCGCTGTTCTCGCTGATCGACACGAAGTACGACCGGTTCATCCTGCCCGCGCTGGCGCTCTTCCTCCTGTACGCCGCCGGCCTGCCGTTCGTGCTGGCGCGCGCCGCCCGCCGCCAGCCCATCGTCGCCCGCGGGCTGTCGATCGCCGCCCTCGCCCTGCTGGCCGCCAACCTCGCCGTGCTGGCGCCGCGCGCCATCCCGATCCCGCGCCACGAGCAGCTCGAGCCGGCGCGCGCGCCGCTGCTCGACTGGTTCGCCGCCAACGCCCCGCCGCGGGCGCGGGTCCTGGTCGAATCCGGCATCGTGCCGCTGCTCGACGCGTTCGACGAGCCGGCGCCGTTCGGCCCGGCCCTGCGCGACGCGCTGGCGCGCGCCCGGCCGGCCCTCTCCCAGGAGTTTCACAGCGCGGTGTTCATCGGCGGCACGAGCTACTACGACCCCGCCGCCATCGCCGCGCGCCGCTACGACTTCGTCGTCGTGTCCCCCCGGAACCAGCGCTACCTCGAGCGCCAGTGCGATGCGTTCCCGCAGGTGTGCGCGGTGTACGAGGCGCTGCGCTCCCACGCCCGCGTGGCCTACCGCACGCCGGAGGGCATCGAACCGGCGCTGGTCTACGACCTGCGCCCCTGA
- a CDS encoding NAD-dependent epimerase/dehydratase family protein: protein MARVLITGGSGYFGCALRDRLRAAGAAVRVFDLVDADDRPADVELVLGDIRDAPAVRAACAGIDVVYHNVAQVPLAKDRALFEAVNVGGTRHLLDAARGAGVAKVVHTSSSAVFGIPARNPVDLGVAPRPLEAYGRAKLEAEHAVAAAVRDGLDVTIIRPRTILGHGRLGIFAILFDWVAEGRRIPLLGRGDNVYQFVHADDLADACLRAAARPGPATYNIGAARFGTMRQTLEALCRHAGTGSRVYALPMGLATAAMRLTSAVGLSPLGPYHALMYGRSLYFDIAPAVRDLEWQPRWSNEEMICQSYDWYLAHRDAVRAVRGRSAHRSPAREGILALLKRLS, encoded by the coding sequence ATGGCCCGCGTCTTGATCACCGGCGGCTCCGGCTACTTCGGCTGCGCCCTGCGCGACCGCCTGCGCGCCGCGGGCGCCGCGGTGCGGGTGTTCGACCTGGTGGATGCGGACGACCGCCCGGCCGACGTCGAGTTGGTCCTCGGCGACATCCGCGACGCGCCGGCGGTGCGCGCCGCCTGCGCCGGAATCGATGTCGTCTACCACAACGTCGCCCAGGTTCCGCTCGCCAAGGATCGCGCCCTGTTCGAAGCGGTGAACGTCGGCGGCACCCGGCATCTGCTGGACGCGGCCCGCGGCGCCGGCGTCGCCAAGGTGGTGCACACCTCGTCGAGCGCCGTCTTCGGCATCCCGGCGCGCAATCCCGTCGATCTCGGGGTGGCGCCGCGGCCGCTCGAGGCCTACGGGCGGGCCAAGCTGGAGGCGGAGCACGCGGTGGCGGCGGCGGTGCGCGACGGGCTCGACGTCACCATCATCCGTCCGCGCACCATCCTCGGCCACGGCCGGCTCGGGATCTTCGCCATCCTCTTCGACTGGGTCGCCGAGGGGCGGCGGATTCCGCTGCTCGGCCGCGGCGACAACGTCTACCAGTTCGTGCACGCCGATGACCTCGCGGACGCCTGTCTGCGCGCCGCCGCGCGTCCCGGGCCGGCGACGTACAACATCGGCGCCGCCCGCTTCGGCACCATGCGCCAGACGCTCGAGGCGCTGTGCCGGCACGCCGGCACCGGCAGCCGCGTCTATGCGCTGCCGATGGGGCTGGCGACGGCGGCGATGCGGCTCACCAGCGCCGTCGGCCTGTCGCCGCTCGGCCCGTACCACGCGCTGATGTACGGTCGCAGCCTCTACTTCGACATCGCGCCGGCGGTGCGCGACCTCGAGTGGCAGCCGCGCTGGTCGAACGAGGAGATGATCTGCCAGTCCTACGACTGGTACCTGGCGCACCGCGACGCGGTGCGCGCCGTCCGCGGTCGGTCGGCGCACCGGTCGCCGGCGCGCGAAGGCATCCTCGCCCTGTTGAAGCGCCTGTCGTGA
- a CDS encoding FAD-dependent oxidoreductase, producing the protein MTTATAAALPARAQVLVIGSGAGGAATAAILAERGYEVVVLEEGPDLDTNSLTTNSPEAIARLYRNGGVTPVLGVPNIAHVEGRCVGGSTEVNSGFWHRPPDEVYERWARDARLADFSPAGLDPYFQQLERALSVSCLAAPEPPPSSRVFRRGIERLQWRYAEVPRCQSPNDGVSSFVPGNKQSMQRTFLPRARAAGARVVPDCQALRLERDGDRITGVLVERQSASGRERAVIHAGTVFVCCGPLQTAALLRRSGITRNVGDNLCLHPMIKAAALFDEPIRAHASVLPIYQVKEFAPAIAIGGSVCTPGFLAMHLAESWPATAPVLRDWERAAMFYAATCSASRGTVRALPGLRDGVVVRYRITDADRVNISAGLARLGEILFAAGARAVYPSLRAPSLLASVEQCRAFLREPLPAAVMGLSSMHAFSSCPMGENRALCATDSFGKVWGLANLHVNDASLLPDSPGVNPQATVMAVALRNVDRFDDARRSRRPVGPRPTAPPSILVTGAPGWLGTRLVEVLLDGLPGVPALPPPDAGQVIRCLVHPALDPEPLRDRSPRLQTVSADIADPNAATALCADAAGAVLFHLAGVVHPTHGVAELERVNVDGTRYLLDAARRAGVRRVVAVSSNSPFGFNPGPEHVFDERAPYAPYMAYGRSKRRLEELVRAAQATGDLETVIIRPPWFYGPHQPARQTQFFRLIRAGRFPILGDGTQKRSMAHVDNICQGLLLAAATPAANGRAYWIADARPYAINEIVATVRRLLEDEFGLACARRQLRLPAMVATAAGLADGALQALGRYQQALHVLGEMSHTIACSIDAARRDLGYAPTVALEDGMRASIRWCLANGLAL; encoded by the coding sequence ATGACGACCGCAACCGCCGCCGCCCTTCCGGCGCGCGCCCAGGTGTTGGTGATCGGCTCCGGCGCCGGCGGCGCCGCCACCGCGGCGATCCTGGCCGAGCGCGGCTACGAGGTCGTGGTGCTGGAAGAGGGACCAGACCTCGACACCAACTCCCTCACCACCAATTCGCCGGAGGCGATCGCGCGGCTCTATCGCAACGGCGGCGTGACGCCGGTGCTCGGGGTGCCGAACATCGCCCACGTCGAGGGCCGCTGCGTCGGCGGGTCGACCGAGGTCAACAGCGGCTTCTGGCACCGGCCGCCGGACGAGGTGTACGAGCGCTGGGCGCGCGACGCGCGATTGGCCGACTTCTCGCCGGCGGGGCTCGATCCGTACTTCCAGCAGCTCGAGCGCGCCCTGTCGGTGTCCTGTCTGGCCGCGCCCGAGCCACCGCCCAGCTCGCGGGTGTTCCGCCGCGGCATCGAGCGCCTGCAGTGGCGCTACGCCGAGGTGCCGCGCTGCCAGTCGCCGAACGACGGCGTCAGCTCGTTCGTTCCCGGCAACAAGCAGTCGATGCAACGCACCTTCCTCCCGCGCGCCCGCGCCGCCGGCGCCCGGGTCGTCCCCGACTGCCAGGCGCTGCGGCTCGAGCGCGACGGGGACCGGATCACCGGCGTGCTCGTCGAACGCCAGAGCGCGAGCGGACGCGAACGGGCGGTGATCCACGCCGGCACGGTGTTCGTCTGCTGCGGGCCGCTGCAGACGGCGGCGCTGCTGCGGCGCAGCGGCATCACCCGCAACGTCGGCGACAATCTCTGCCTGCACCCGATGATCAAGGCGGCGGCGCTGTTCGACGAGCCGATCCGCGCCCACGCCTCGGTGCTCCCGATCTACCAGGTGAAGGAGTTCGCGCCGGCGATCGCCATCGGCGGCTCGGTGTGCACGCCGGGCTTTCTCGCCATGCACCTGGCGGAGTCGTGGCCGGCCACGGCGCCGGTGCTGCGCGACTGGGAGCGGGCGGCGATGTTCTACGCCGCCACCTGCAGCGCCAGCCGCGGCACGGTGCGCGCGCTGCCCGGCCTGCGCGACGGGGTCGTCGTCCGCTACCGGATCACCGACGCCGATCGCGTCAACATCTCGGCCGGCCTGGCGCGCCTGGGCGAGATCCTGTTCGCCGCCGGCGCCAGGGCGGTGTATCCGTCGCTGCGCGCGCCGTCGCTGCTCGCCTCGGTCGAGCAGTGCCGCGCCTTCCTGCGCGAGCCGCTCCCCGCCGCGGTCATGGGCCTGTCGAGCATGCACGCGTTCAGCAGTTGCCCGATGGGCGAGAACCGGGCTCTGTGCGCGACCGATTCGTTCGGAAAGGTGTGGGGTCTCGCCAACCTCCACGTCAACGACGCCAGCCTGCTGCCCGACTCGCCGGGCGTGAATCCGCAGGCGACGGTGATGGCGGTGGCGCTGCGCAACGTCGATCGCTTCGACGACGCCCGGCGGTCGCGGCGCCCCGTGGGGCCGCGCCCGACGGCGCCGCCGTCGATCCTCGTCACCGGCGCGCCGGGCTGGCTCGGCACGCGCCTGGTCGAGGTGCTGCTGGACGGGCTGCCCGGCGTGCCCGCGCTGCCGCCGCCGGATGCGGGACAGGTGATCCGCTGCCTGGTCCACCCGGCGCTCGATCCCGAGCCGCTGCGCGACCGCTCGCCGCGGCTGCAGACCGTCTCCGCGGACATCGCCGATCCGAACGCGGCGACGGCCCTGTGCGCCGACGCCGCCGGCGCGGTGCTCTTCCACCTTGCCGGCGTCGTCCATCCCACGCACGGCGTGGCGGAGCTCGAGCGCGTGAACGTCGACGGCACCCGTTATCTGCTCGACGCGGCGCGTCGCGCCGGCGTGCGCCGGGTGGTGGCGGTGTCCTCGAACTCGCCCTTCGGCTTCAATCCAGGCCCCGAGCACGTCTTCGACGAGCGGGCGCCGTACGCTCCGTACATGGCCTACGGCCGGTCCAAGCGGCGCCTCGAGGAGCTGGTGCGCGCGGCGCAGGCGACGGGCGATCTCGAGACGGTGATCATCCGTCCACCCTGGTTCTACGGCCCGCATCAGCCGGCGCGGCAGACGCAGTTCTTCCGCCTGATCCGCGCCGGGCGCTTTCCGATCCTCGGCGACGGCACGCAGAAGCGCTCGATGGCCCACGTCGACAACATCTGCCAGGGCCTGCTGCTGGCGGCGGCGACGCCGGCGGCGAACGGCCGGGCGTACTGGATCGCCGACGCGCGGCCGTATGCGATCAACGAGATCGTCGCCACCGTGCGGCGGCTGCTGGAGGACGAATTCGGCCTCGCCTGCGCCCGGCGCCAGTTGCGGCTGCCGGCAATGGTCGCCACGGCGGCGGGCCTCGCCGACGGCGCCCTGCAGGCGCTGGGCCGCTACCAGCAGGCGCTGCACGTCCTCGGCGAGATGTCGCACACCATCGCCTGCTCGATCGACGCGGCGCGCCGCGATCTCGGCTATGCGCCGACGGTCGCACTGGAGGACGGCATGCGCGCCTCGATCCGCTGGTGCCTGGCCAACGGGCTCGCGCTCTGA
- a CDS encoding gluconate 2-dehydrogenase subunit 3 family protein has translation MTTSALSADATIAQIVAVVLPDFPPLQAAVRAGVQRDVAAYVGRQVAAQPPYLRMPLRLALAGFQLLPILRHARPFAALSAAQQAAYLAAWAGAPLAPMRDLVKLIRGTALWVYFDHPAVLGRLPASAPAGGGSLGGAWR, from the coding sequence TTGACGACCTCCGCGCTCTCCGCCGACGCCACGATCGCGCAGATCGTCGCCGTCGTGCTCCCCGACTTCCCGCCGCTGCAGGCCGCGGTACGCGCCGGCGTGCAGCGCGACGTCGCCGCCTACGTCGGCCGCCAGGTCGCGGCGCAGCCGCCGTACCTGCGGATGCCGCTGCGACTGGCGTTGGCCGGCTTTCAGCTCCTGCCGATCCTCCGCCATGCCCGACCCTTCGCCGCGCTCTCCGCCGCGCAGCAGGCCGCCTACCTGGCGGCGTGGGCGGGCGCGCCGTTGGCGCCGATGCGCGACCTGGTGAAGCTGATCCGCGGCACCGCGCTGTGGGTCTACTTCGATCATCCCGCGGTGCTGGGCCGCTTGCCGGCCTCGGCGCCGGCCGGCGGGGGATCGCTCGGCGGCGCATGGCGATGA
- a CDS encoding aldo/keto reductase: MPPRVRLGHGPLEVAPLGVGCWAWGDREYWGYERDLGPRDVVEAFTASIDAGLDLFDTAEAYGWGKSEQLVGALARRSGRPLVVATKYAPLAGRGGPAAINKGIDGSLKRLGRPRVDLYQMHWADSGEVPIAAAMDVLAAAVRDGRIAAVGVSNYRAGEMREAHAALARHDVPLASNQVRYSLLHRAPEVDGVLDACRELGVALLAYSPLEQGLLTGKYPPGTVPEGPRGEAGWFAADNVAAAQPLLAALTAIAAAHAVDPAAVALAWLLAQPGVVPLAGAKTGEQAAANARALGLRLGEAELATLDAASAPWRVAA, from the coding sequence ATGCCTCCACGCGTGCGTCTCGGCCACGGTCCGCTGGAAGTCGCGCCGCTCGGCGTCGGCTGCTGGGCGTGGGGCGATCGCGAGTACTGGGGATACGAGCGCGATCTCGGGCCGCGAGACGTGGTCGAGGCCTTCACCGCGAGCATCGACGCCGGCCTCGACCTGTTCGACACCGCCGAGGCGTACGGCTGGGGCAAGAGCGAGCAACTGGTCGGCGCTCTGGCGCGGCGCAGCGGGCGGCCGTTGGTCGTGGCGACCAAGTATGCGCCGCTCGCCGGGCGGGGCGGCCCGGCGGCGATCAACAAGGGGATCGACGGCAGCCTGAAGCGGCTCGGCCGGCCGCGCGTCGACCTCTACCAGATGCACTGGGCCGATTCCGGCGAGGTGCCGATCGCGGCGGCAATGGACGTGCTCGCCGCGGCGGTGCGCGATGGCCGCATCGCCGCCGTCGGGGTCAGCAACTACCGGGCTGGCGAGATGCGCGAGGCGCACGCCGCGCTCGCCCGCCACGACGTGCCGTTGGCGAGCAACCAGGTGCGCTATTCGCTCCTGCACCGGGCGCCGGAGGTCGACGGCGTGCTCGACGCCTGTCGCGAGCTCGGCGTCGCGCTCCTCGCCTACAGCCCGCTCGAGCAGGGGCTGCTGACCGGCAAATACCCCCCGGGCACGGTCCCCGAGGGGCCGCGCGGCGAGGCGGGGTGGTTCGCCGCCGACAATGTCGCCGCGGCGCAGCCGCTGCTCGCGGCGCTGACCGCCATCGCCGCCGCGCACGCCGTCGATCCCGCCGCCGTCGCCCTCGCCTGGTTGCTCGCCCAGCCCGGCGTCGTGCCGTTGGCCGGCGCCAAGACCGGCGAGCAGGCGGCAGCCAACGCCCGTGCCCTGGGGCTGCGGCTCGGCGAGGCGGAGCTGGCGACGCTGGACGCCGCCAGCGCGCCGTGGCGGGTGGCCGCCTGA